The following coding sequences lie in one Vanacampus margaritifer isolate UIUO_Vmar chromosome 16, RoL_Vmar_1.0, whole genome shotgun sequence genomic window:
- the gpr119 gene encoding glucose-dependent insulinotropic receptor translates to MTPGEVRPRVTGFILSVASCLIVGTNLLVAAALLRLLAKRCSQSWCFVLNLALADTLVGLAITGLATEDFGTNVTSTDYHYRQGGGNLTSPAPGKNRCLMRMAFVMSPCTASILSMFLISLDRYAAIKVPLRYSRFSGMGTAVGSLVALWACSVIVGFLPVMVRQLQTDGYGGLCAFFSVIYPTGIIVLFSVCFFPVLSVFVYIYMDILKIACGHQRQIFQISQAGSRTAAAAHHQWPQARSRYWSHVKALRTVALLVGCFLTLWCPFFVVSIVQLLCTSCQLITVLENHLWLLGMSNSLINPLVYACWQREVRTQIADIFACLAGRGAAHGPVLNVGDRQSHAQT, encoded by the exons ATGACTCCTGGCGAGGTGAGGCCGCGGGTGACGGGTTTCATCTTGAGCGTGGCCTCCTGCCTCATCGTGGGCACCAACCTCCTGGTGGCCGCCGCCCTCCTGCGCCTCCTTGCCAAGAGGTGCAGCCAGAGCTGGTGCTTCGTTCTCAACCTGGCCCTGGCCGACACCCTGGTGGGCTTGGCCATCACCGGTCTGGCTACAGAGGACTTTGGGACCAACGTCACCTCAACGGACTACCACTACCGTCAAGGTGGCGGGAACTTGACGTCTCCTGCTCCGGGAAAGAACCGCTGTTTGATGCGGATGGCCTTTGTGATGTCGCCCTGCACGGCGTCCATTTTGTCCATGTTTCTGATCTCGCTGGACCGCTACGCTGCCATCAAGGTGCCCCTGAGGTACTCCAGGTTCTCTGGAATGGGGACAGCGGTCGGGTCACTGGTGGCTCTTTGGGCTTGTTCGGTCATTGTGGGATTCTTACCAG TGATGGTCCGCCAGCTGCAGACAGACGGCTACGGTGGCCTGTGTGCCTTCTTCTCCGTCATCTACCCGACGGGCATCATCGTCCTGTTCAGCGTCTGCTTCTTCCCCGTCCTCTCCGTGTTTGTCTACATTTACATGGACATCCTCAAGATTGCCTGCGGCCACCAACGGCAGATTTTCCAGATCAGCCAGGCGGGATCTcggaccgccgccgccgcccaccACCAGTGGCCCCAAGCGAGGAGCCGGTACTGGAGCCACGTCAAGGCCCTGAGGACCGTGGCCCTGCTGGTGGGCTGCTTCCTGACCCTGTGGTGCCCCTTCTTCGTGGTGAGCATCGTGCAGCTGCTGTGTACGAGCTGCCAGCTCATCACGGTTTTGGAGAACCACCTGTGGCTGCTGGGCATGTCCAACTCGCTCATCAACCCGTTAGTGTACGCCTGTTGGCAGAGGGAGGTGAGGACGCAGATAGCAGACATTTTTGCGTGCCTGGCGGGAAGGGGGGCGGCACATGGACCGGTTTTGAATGTTGGGGATCGTCAGTCGCATGCGCAGACTTGA
- the LOC144036150 gene encoding dual specificity protein kinase CLK4-like isoform X2, with translation MGKKDQDFGSWLDNNEAKRDSVQVEMKNSGSDNQHSSTETHNSLESTHLSDDYKVQRSQDGGSGNYDEEEGHLVYRVGLVIKERYEVLSTLGVGAFAKVVECIDRDKGTHVAVKIVRNIKSFHRAAKCEIAVLEEINTLDDDGKFACVRMLDWFEHQSHMCLVFELLGLSTYEVLRQNQFLPFSVEQIRHMAFQIFRAVSFLHRNKLTHTDLKPENILFVCSDYDMEYNPRKKLDERKMKNLDVKVVDFGTAIFDHEHHESLVSTRHYRAPEIILDLGWNQSCDVWSLACVLLEYYLGQTLFPTHDSKEHLAMMEKILGPIPPHMLKQTRKQHYVLNGRLDWDEHSSSGKYVRKHCKPLKSLLRRSEDERQLLDLLACMLEYDVGRRITLEEALWHPFFEPARMEKLRRS, from the exons ATGGGCAAGAAAGACCAGGATTTTGGTTCTTGGCTGG ACAACAATGAGGCCAAAAGAGACTCGGTCCAAGTTGAGATGAAGAACAGTGGAAGTGACAACCAACACAGCTCGACAGAGACTCACAACTCT CTGGAGTCCACTCACCTTAGTGATGACTACAAGGTTCAGAGGAGTCAAGATGGCGGGAGTGGCAACTACGATGAAGAGGAGGGTCACCTGGTCTACCGCGTCGGCCTCGTGATTAAGGAACGGT ATGAGGTGCTGTCCACACTGGGAGTGGGGGCCTTTGCAAAGGTGGTGGAGTGTATTGACCGAGACAA AGGCACGCACGTGGCAGTGAAGATTGTACGAAACATCAAAAGCTTCCATCGGGCAGCCAAGTGTGAGATCGCCGTCTTGGAGGAGATCAACACATTGGACGACGACGGTAAATT TGCATGTGTACGGATGTTGGACTGGTTTGAGCACCAAAGCCACATGTGTCTGGTCTTCGAGCTCCTGGGACTCAGTACCTACGAGGTCCTCCGGCAAAACCAGTTCCTGCCGTTCAGCGTGGAGCAAATTCGACATATGGCTTTCCAGATCTTCCGAGCCGTCAGCT TCCTGCATCGCAATAAGCTGACCCACACTGATCTGAAACCGGAAAACATCCTGTTTGTCTGCTCTGACTATGACATGGAGTACAACCCCCGAAAG aAACTCGACGAGAGGAAGATGAAGAATTTGGATGTAAAGGTGGTGGACTTTGGCACCGCTATTTTCGACCATGAGCATCACGAATCCCTGGTGTCCACGCGCCACTATCGAGCTCCGGAAATCATACTCG ACCTAGGCTGGAATCAGTCTTGTGACGTTTGGAGTTTGGCCTGCGTTCTCCTGGAGTACTACCTCGGACAGACGCTATTTCCG ACTCATGACAGCAAAGAACATCTAGCCATGATGGAGAAAATTCTGGGGCCCATCCCGCCGCACATGCTGAAACAAACCAG AAAGCAACACTACGTCCTCAACGGCCGACTGGACTGGGATGAGCACAGCTCTTCGGGCAAATACGTACGGAAACACTGCAAGCCTCTCAAG AGCTTGCTGAGACGCAGCGAGGACGAGCGGCAGCTGTTGGACCTTCTGGCCTGTATGTTGGAGTACGACGTGGGCCGACGCATCACCCTGGAGGAGGCGCTTTGGCACCCGTTTTTCGAACCGGCCAGAATGGAGAAGCTAAGGCGAAgctaa
- the LOC144036150 gene encoding dual specificity protein kinase CLK4-like isoform X1, translating into MGKKDQDFGSWLDNNEAKRDSVQVEMKNSGSDNQHSSTETHNSLESTHLSDDYKVQRSQDGGSGNYDEEEGHLVYRVGLVIKERYEVLSTLGVGAFAKVVECIDRDKGTHVAVKIVRNIKSFHRAAKCEIAVLEEINTLDDDGKFACVRMLDWFEHQSHMCLVFELLGLSTYEVLRQNQFLPFSVEQIRHMAFQIFRAVSCIFFCDFPVLHRNKLTHTDLKPENILFVCSDYDMEYNPRKKLDERKMKNLDVKVVDFGTAIFDHEHHESLVSTRHYRAPEIILDLGWNQSCDVWSLACVLLEYYLGQTLFPTHDSKEHLAMMEKILGPIPPHMLKQTRKQHYVLNGRLDWDEHSSSGKYVRKHCKPLKSLLRRSEDERQLLDLLACMLEYDVGRRITLEEALWHPFFEPARMEKLRRS; encoded by the exons ATGGGCAAGAAAGACCAGGATTTTGGTTCTTGGCTGG ACAACAATGAGGCCAAAAGAGACTCGGTCCAAGTTGAGATGAAGAACAGTGGAAGTGACAACCAACACAGCTCGACAGAGACTCACAACTCT CTGGAGTCCACTCACCTTAGTGATGACTACAAGGTTCAGAGGAGTCAAGATGGCGGGAGTGGCAACTACGATGAAGAGGAGGGTCACCTGGTCTACCGCGTCGGCCTCGTGATTAAGGAACGGT ATGAGGTGCTGTCCACACTGGGAGTGGGGGCCTTTGCAAAGGTGGTGGAGTGTATTGACCGAGACAA AGGCACGCACGTGGCAGTGAAGATTGTACGAAACATCAAAAGCTTCCATCGGGCAGCCAAGTGTGAGATCGCCGTCTTGGAGGAGATCAACACATTGGACGACGACGGTAAATT TGCATGTGTACGGATGTTGGACTGGTTTGAGCACCAAAGCCACATGTGTCTGGTCTTCGAGCTCCTGGGACTCAGTACCTACGAGGTCCTCCGGCAAAACCAGTTCCTGCCGTTCAGCGTGGAGCAAATTCGACATATGGCTTTCCAGATCTTCCGAGCCGTCAGCT gcattttcttttgTGATTTCCCAGTCCTGCATCGCAATAAGCTGACCCACACTGATCTGAAACCGGAAAACATCCTGTTTGTCTGCTCTGACTATGACATGGAGTACAACCCCCGAAAG aAACTCGACGAGAGGAAGATGAAGAATTTGGATGTAAAGGTGGTGGACTTTGGCACCGCTATTTTCGACCATGAGCATCACGAATCCCTGGTGTCCACGCGCCACTATCGAGCTCCGGAAATCATACTCG ACCTAGGCTGGAATCAGTCTTGTGACGTTTGGAGTTTGGCCTGCGTTCTCCTGGAGTACTACCTCGGACAGACGCTATTTCCG ACTCATGACAGCAAAGAACATCTAGCCATGATGGAGAAAATTCTGGGGCCCATCCCGCCGCACATGCTGAAACAAACCAG AAAGCAACACTACGTCCTCAACGGCCGACTGGACTGGGATGAGCACAGCTCTTCGGGCAAATACGTACGGAAACACTGCAAGCCTCTCAAG AGCTTGCTGAGACGCAGCGAGGACGAGCGGCAGCTGTTGGACCTTCTGGCCTGTATGTTGGAGTACGACGTGGGCCGACGCATCACCCTGGAGGAGGCGCTTTGGCACCCGTTTTTCGAACCGGCCAGAATGGAGAAGCTAAGGCGAAgctaa